The Silvanigrella paludirubra genome contains a region encoding:
- a CDS encoding transporter substrate-binding domain-containing protein, producing the protein MPKLFYNFKKIIIIFTFIFQIIIYSPFVYPDAISDIRKKNEVVFGIKDNLVPFGYINKTDKKTRKLEGYDIDFANEIANKLNLKAVFKPVNSSNRIPLLLKKDVDILICTMTITEKRKEEIDFSHQYFVSKQKFLVHKETVHELKDLEGKIIVTSKGSTAETNTKKFLPKAKVLGLEDYSQAAHALYLEKVFAITTDESVLSGILSNMKSKSDFEITKFDISSEPYGIGVRKNSDDLLRLINDTLEEMERTGKAKEIFDKWFGPSSSVPLTRDFKIEPAKLGSSKN; encoded by the coding sequence ATGCCAAAATTATTTTATAATTTTAAAAAAATAATTATAATTTTTACTTTTATTTTTCAAATAATTATTTATAGTCCTTTTGTTTATCCAGATGCCATTTCAGATATTCGCAAAAAAAATGAAGTTGTTTTTGGAATAAAAGACAATTTGGTGCCATTTGGTTACATAAACAAAACAGATAAAAAAACCAGAAAACTTGAGGGTTACGATATTGATTTTGCAAATGAAATCGCTAATAAATTAAATCTTAAAGCTGTTTTTAAACCTGTAAATTCATCGAATAGAATTCCATTATTATTAAAAAAAGATGTTGATATATTAATTTGTACTATGACAATTACAGAAAAAAGAAAAGAGGAAATTGATTTTAGTCATCAATATTTTGTTTCTAAACAAAAATTTTTAGTTCATAAGGAAACAGTGCATGAATTAAAAGATTTAGAAGGTAAAATTATTGTTACCTCAAAAGGCTCAACTGCTGAAACTAATACAAAAAAGTTTCTTCCAAAAGCAAAAGTTTTAGGTTTAGAAGATTATTCTCAAGCAGCACATGCACTTTATCTTGAAAAAGTATTTGCAATTACTACTGATGAGTCCGTTTTATCTGGTATTTTATCTAATATGAAAAGTAAATCTGATTTTGAAATCACAAAATTCGATATTTCTTCTGAGCCTTATGGGATTGGAGTAAGAAAAAATTCGGATGATTTATTAAGATTAATAAATGATACTTTAGAAGAAATGGAAAGAACGGGAAAGGCAAAAGAAATTTTTGATAAATGGTTTGGCCCTTCTTCATCTGTTCCATTAACAAGAGATTTTAAAATTGAACCAGCGAAATTAGGGTCTAGTAAAAATTAA
- a CDS encoding efflux RND transporter periplasmic adaptor subunit, with amino-acid sequence MSKRMSITITALVIVFGAIFGWYGLRQYFMKKFFSTFEPPPVVVSVAKAKSDNWQPYLNSVGSLSSINGVDISAETSGQVKAIYFDSGKFVKQGEPLVQLDDSSEQAQLKDISAQLQLAQVNDKRIKQLFSQGAASQSSVDDSASKVKQLQANYENARSMIAKKLIRAPFSGKIGIKQVNIGQYIQAGFACASLQTSNALYAQITLPQQDTNKIAIHQEVLINVDAYPNLVFKGKINAIDSKVDEATRTIHAQATIDNSENKLLPGMFTSVKVALPIIPNSIILPQTAITYTLYGDSAFIVTLLDKKTDKGDPLGTVKRVFVKTGEKRDNSVVILEGIKEGDLVVSSGQLKLVDGSKIAINNSVNL; translated from the coding sequence ATGTCTAAACGAATGAGTATTACTATTACAGCTTTGGTTATAGTTTTTGGTGCTATTTTTGGTTGGTATGGACTCCGTCAATACTTTATGAAAAAGTTTTTTTCTACTTTTGAACCACCACCTGTTGTTGTCTCCGTTGCAAAAGCAAAATCAGACAATTGGCAACCGTATTTAAATTCAGTAGGTTCTTTAAGCTCCATCAACGGAGTGGATATTAGCGCAGAAACATCTGGACAAGTTAAAGCAATTTATTTTGATTCAGGTAAATTTGTAAAACAAGGTGAACCGCTTGTACAACTTGATGACTCTAGTGAACAAGCGCAGCTTAAAGATATTTCTGCACAGCTTCAATTAGCTCAAGTGAATGACAAACGTATTAAACAATTATTTTCTCAAGGGGCCGCTTCGCAGTCATCTGTTGATGATTCCGCTTCAAAAGTAAAACAACTTCAAGCGAATTACGAAAATGCACGATCCATGATTGCAAAAAAACTAATAAGAGCTCCCTTTAGCGGAAAAATTGGAATCAAACAAGTTAACATTGGCCAATACATTCAAGCTGGTTTTGCTTGTGCCAGTTTGCAAACTTCAAATGCACTTTATGCACAAATTACATTGCCACAACAAGACACAAATAAAATTGCAATACACCAAGAAGTTCTTATCAACGTTGATGCTTACCCAAATTTAGTTTTTAAGGGTAAAATTAATGCCATTGATTCCAAAGTAGATGAAGCAACAAGAACTATTCATGCACAAGCTACAATTGATAACTCTGAAAATAAATTGTTACCTGGTATGTTTACTTCTGTAAAAGTTGCACTACCTATTATTCCTAATTCAATTATTTTACCTCAAACAGCAATTACCTATACTCTTTATGGTGATTCCGCCTTTATTGTTACTTTACTTGATAAAAAAACAGATAAAGGAGATCCATTGGGAACAGTTAAAAGAGTTTTTGTCAAAACAGGTGAAAAACGCGACAACTCCGTTGTTATTCTTGAAGGAATTAAAGAAGGTGATCTTGTTGTTAGCAGCGGGCAGCTTAAATTAGTTGATGGATCTAAAATTGCTATTAACAATTCTGTTAATTTATAA
- a CDS encoding HAMP domain-containing methyl-accepting chemotaxis protein, giving the protein MKKKSLAFKLYTSIFILLSIILITSIYTVTMIIKTSKFADETALSWLPSVDTAQRIVAKIVLLKSQQYELLTLSDKDEYLDQIVLINDTIKAIDALIAIYETEITEAEEQTELQKFLPIWSEIKSFAQDIFKSAENNNEKEALNLIKIKSAPLFKKAEYIFFEIADINYKGAIASTRRGTFFTELTIFSMIFILSLSILISFIIFRIINTSSNSIKHGIENLKKQSITTNDIAILLKEGANSLSKTVVEQADAVLKTGAAVNQITSMVNRTSENSNESRKIAENATLTANEGQAIMQKLVSAMQNIQESNSKLQNIAEIIAQINSKTAMINDIVSKTELLSLNASIESARAGEHGKGFAVVAEEVGALAKISGKSANEIQELITKSQEQVNKILAITKERIDEGKSVTTEAQSAFQKIADYISSMTNAISQISDATKEQEVGVRQIAASMGDIDKTTVYSKNAAETNLNSANKLVNESVKLDTTAKEIEVLIKGDI; this is encoded by the coding sequence ATGAAAAAGAAAAGCCTTGCTTTTAAACTTTACACATCCATATTTATTTTACTAAGTATTATTCTTATTACATCTATTTATACAGTAACAATGATTATAAAAACAAGTAAATTCGCAGATGAAACCGCCTTGAGCTGGCTTCCAAGTGTTGATACAGCTCAACGTATCGTTGCAAAAATTGTATTATTAAAGTCACAGCAATATGAACTTTTAACGCTATCAGATAAAGATGAATATTTAGATCAAATTGTTTTAATAAATGATACAATTAAAGCAATAGATGCCTTAATTGCCATATATGAAACAGAAATTACAGAAGCAGAAGAACAAACTGAATTGCAAAAATTCTTACCAATTTGGTCTGAAATTAAAAGTTTTGCACAAGATATCTTTAAAAGTGCTGAAAATAATAATGAAAAAGAAGCTCTCAATTTAATTAAAATAAAATCAGCTCCCCTTTTTAAGAAAGCAGAATATATCTTTTTTGAAATTGCAGATATTAATTACAAAGGAGCTATTGCTTCTACTCGTAGGGGAACTTTTTTTACTGAACTTACTATATTTAGTATGATCTTTATATTATCATTAAGTATATTAATTTCATTTATCATTTTTAGGATCATAAATACTTCAAGTAATTCAATTAAACATGGTATTGAAAATCTAAAAAAACAAAGTATTACGACAAATGATATTGCCATTTTACTAAAAGAGGGCGCAAATTCATTATCAAAAACTGTGGTTGAACAAGCGGATGCTGTTTTAAAAACAGGTGCCGCAGTCAATCAAATTACAAGTATGGTAAATAGAACTTCAGAAAACTCGAATGAATCAAGAAAAATTGCAGAAAATGCCACTTTAACCGCAAATGAGGGACAGGCAATTATGCAAAAACTTGTTTCTGCTATGCAAAACATCCAAGAATCAAATAGCAAATTGCAAAATATTGCAGAAATCATTGCACAGATAAATTCAAAAACAGCGATGATTAATGATATTGTTTCTAAAACAGAATTGCTTTCACTCAATGCATCAATTGAATCTGCAAGAGCTGGAGAACATGGCAAAGGATTTGCCGTTGTTGCAGAAGAAGTTGGGGCGTTAGCAAAAATTAGTGGTAAATCAGCTAATGAAATTCAAGAATTAATTACAAAAAGCCAAGAACAGGTGAATAAAATTCTTGCCATCACAAAAGAAAGAATTGATGAAGGAAAATCTGTAACAACAGAAGCGCAATCTGCTTTTCAAAAAATTGCGGATTATATTTCTTCGATGACAAATGCAATATCACAAATATCTGATGCCACAAAAGAACAAGAGGTTGGTGTAAGACAAATTGCTGCATCAATGGGAGATATTGATAAAACGACCGTATATAGTAAAAATGCAGCAGAGACCAATTTAAACTCTGCAAATAAATTAGTTAATGAAAGTGTTAAACTTGATACAACAGCTAAAGAAATAGAAGTTTTAATTAAAGGGGATATATAG
- a CDS encoding efflux RND transporter permease subunit, translating into MKFTDIFIQRPVLATVVSILIFMVGLKSVFNLDLRQYPKVENTVITVMTTYPGANAELMQGFITQPIQTSVSSAEGIDYINSSSSQGVSKIEIHLKLNFNSTTAFGDISAKVNAVRAVIPKEANDPVITKTTGSTLAALYISYSSDKMSGPQIYDLLSRVVQPKMQSVSGVASADILGGNPFAMRIWLRPQKMAALGITADDVGQALRANSYLSAAGQLKGQYTITNISAQTDLHNEQEFKDLVVKQVKGKLIRMRDVADVELGSQSYSSSVTFNGKKGVFIGIQPVPSANPLTVVKDVRKMIPIIEKDLPPSLKQLIVYDSTEFISASIDDVIKTLVEATFIVIVVIFLFLGSLRSVSIPIVTIPLSLIGVCSIMLLLGYSINLLTLLAMVLAIGLVVDDAIVVVENIQRHIEEGKSPYDAAIIGAQEIAVPVITMTITLGAVYAPIGLMGGLTGALFKEFALTLAAAVVVSGVIALTLSPMMCSKILIHEPSDKGFAKWLDKKFNQLQNKYENLLHSVLQYKPVVIVFGSAILVSVYFLFALTPKELAPKEDQGFLAMISTAPQYANVRYLEKYTTEIDKILQKYDERAANFNVNGMGAENSAFSGLIFTPWGDRKRSAIKLQEVIQKELSQIAGLKSFIFSMPDLPTGANGLPVQFILKTTDDYKVLYGVMEELKVIAKKSGLFIVLDSDLSYESPQLNVKIDKNKATEMGITMQTIGNSLATMLSGAYTNLYNMNGRSYQVIPQLKDADRSNQDELNKAYIRNASGTLVPLSNFVSYEIASVPNTLNQFQQLNSATFSAVMMPGQTTATGLNFLKNEAEKIMPRGMSYDFSGDSRTEQSEGNALIATFAFALIVIFLVLAAQFESFRDPLIIMISVPMAICGALIPLNLGLATINIYTEIGLITLIGLITKHGILMVEFANELQHKDKIDLQAAIQKAASVRLRPILMTTAAMVLGVIPLIIASGAGAASRFNIGLVIASGLSIGTLFTLFIVPTMYTIIAKSRVHPSK; encoded by the coding sequence ATGAAATTCACTGATATTTTTATCCAAAGGCCAGTGCTTGCCACTGTTGTCAGTATCTTAATATTTATGGTGGGCTTAAAATCCGTATTTAACTTGGATTTAAGACAATATCCTAAAGTTGAAAATACCGTTATTACTGTCATGACAACTTATCCTGGAGCCAATGCAGAACTCATGCAAGGCTTTATTACACAACCAATACAAACTTCTGTCTCTTCTGCAGAAGGAATTGATTATATTAATTCCTCAAGCTCACAAGGCGTAAGTAAAATTGAAATTCACTTAAAATTAAATTTTAATTCGACAACAGCTTTTGGTGATATCTCAGCAAAAGTAAACGCAGTTAGAGCAGTTATACCTAAAGAAGCAAATGATCCTGTCATAACAAAAACAACGGGAAGCACGCTTGCAGCTTTATATATAAGTTATTCAAGTGATAAAATGTCTGGACCACAAATTTATGATCTTTTAAGCCGTGTTGTACAACCGAAAATGCAGTCTGTTTCAGGTGTGGCAAGCGCCGATATTTTAGGCGGAAATCCTTTTGCAATGCGTATTTGGCTAAGGCCACAAAAAATGGCGGCACTAGGCATAACTGCAGATGATGTTGGCCAAGCACTGCGCGCGAATAGTTACCTTTCTGCAGCAGGACAATTAAAAGGCCAATACACAATTACAAATATAAGTGCACAAACCGATTTACATAATGAACAAGAATTCAAAGATCTTGTTGTAAAACAAGTTAAAGGCAAATTAATTCGCATGAGAGATGTTGCCGATGTTGAACTTGGCTCACAAAGCTATTCTTCTTCTGTTACTTTTAATGGAAAAAAAGGTGTATTCATTGGAATTCAACCTGTTCCCTCTGCCAATCCATTAACTGTAGTTAAAGACGTTAGAAAAATGATCCCTATTATTGAAAAAGATCTTCCTCCGTCTTTAAAACAACTTATTGTATATGACTCAACTGAATTTATTTCTGCATCAATCGATGACGTTATTAAAACTTTGGTTGAAGCTACATTCATTGTTATTGTTGTTATCTTTTTATTTTTAGGATCCCTTCGTTCCGTTAGTATTCCAATTGTAACTATTCCTTTATCACTTATTGGCGTTTGTTCCATTATGCTTTTATTAGGTTATTCCATTAACCTTTTAACTTTGCTAGCCATGGTTCTTGCCATTGGATTAGTTGTTGATGATGCTATTGTTGTTGTTGAAAATATCCAACGTCATATAGAAGAAGGCAAGTCACCTTATGATGCCGCTATTATCGGAGCACAAGAAATTGCTGTTCCAGTAATAACAATGACTATTACATTAGGAGCTGTTTATGCTCCAATTGGTCTTATGGGTGGATTAACAGGAGCATTATTTAAAGAATTTGCTCTTACCCTTGCTGCTGCCGTTGTTGTTTCTGGAGTTATTGCGTTAACTTTATCACCCATGATGTGTTCTAAAATTCTAATACATGAACCATCCGATAAAGGTTTTGCAAAATGGTTAGATAAAAAATTTAATCAATTACAAAATAAGTATGAAAATTTACTTCATAGTGTTCTTCAATATAAACCTGTAGTAATTGTTTTTGGTTCTGCCATTCTTGTCAGTGTTTATTTCTTATTTGCCCTTACTCCAAAAGAACTTGCACCAAAAGAAGATCAAGGCTTTTTAGCTATGATTTCTACAGCCCCTCAATATGCTAATGTTCGCTATCTTGAAAAATATACAACAGAAATAGATAAAATTTTACAGAAGTACGATGAAAGAGCTGCAAACTTTAATGTAAATGGAATGGGTGCTGAAAACTCTGCTTTTTCAGGACTTATATTTACTCCATGGGGCGATCGAAAACGCTCAGCAATAAAGTTACAAGAAGTTATTCAAAAAGAATTATCACAAATTGCGGGATTAAAATCTTTCATATTTTCTATGCCCGATCTTCCTACAGGGGCGAATGGACTTCCAGTTCAATTTATTTTAAAAACAACGGATGATTATAAAGTTCTTTATGGTGTAATGGAAGAACTAAAAGTAATAGCAAAAAAGAGTGGTTTATTTATTGTACTTGATAGTGATTTAAGCTACGAATCACCTCAATTAAATGTTAAAATAGATAAAAACAAAGCCACTGAAATGGGAATTACAATGCAAACAATTGGTAATTCTTTAGCAACTATGTTAAGCGGAGCATATACAAATTTATATAATATGAATGGAAGAAGCTACCAAGTCATTCCTCAATTAAAAGATGCCGACAGAAGCAATCAAGACGAGCTCAACAAAGCTTATATTCGAAATGCAAGTGGTACTCTTGTTCCTTTATCTAACTTTGTTAGCTATGAAATAGCTTCTGTTCCAAATACTTTAAATCAGTTTCAGCAATTAAATTCTGCAACATTTTCTGCAGTCATGATGCCAGGTCAAACAACAGCTACAGGTTTAAATTTCTTAAAAAATGAAGCTGAAAAAATAATGCCTCGTGGCATGTCCTACGATTTTTCTGGTGACTCAAGAACAGAACAAAGTGAAGGAAATGCATTAATAGCAACCTTCGCCTTTGCTTTAATCGTTATTTTCTTGGTTCTTGCCGCGCAATTTGAAAGCTTCCGAGATCCCCTAATTATTATGATTAGTGTTCCCATGGCGATATGTGGTGCCTTAATTCCTTTAAATTTGGGATTAGCTACTATAAATATTTATACTGAAATTGGCTTAATCACTTTAATTGGTCTTATTACAAAACATGGTATTTTAATGGTTGAATTTGCGAATGAATTGCAACATAAAGATAAAATTGATCTCCAAGCAGCAATTCAAAAAGCAGCTTCTGTAAGACTACGTCCTATATTAATGACAACAGCGGCAATGGTTTTAGGTGTAATCCCTTTAATTATTGCTTCGGGAGCAGGAGCAGCAAGCCGATTTAATATTGGCTTAGTTATTGCGTCTGGTTTATCTATTGGTACTTTATTTACATTATTTATTGTTCCAACTATGTACACAATTATTGCAAAAAGCAGAGTTCATCCCTCTAAATAA
- the asnS gene encoding asparagine--tRNA ligase: MATLLSGLTQISEIHADNISPSTIVIAGWVRTKRGSKKFSFLEINDGTCAKSLQVIVDANLPNYAEVEKLTTGCSLKIEGNLVLSPGKGQKYEMQASSIEVFGFADPETFPLQKKEMTLEYLRENAHMRARTSTFSSIFRIRSRVSFAIHRFFVEKGFCYVHTPLLTTADGEGAGESFKVTNFDLANVPKTKDGKVDFEKDFFSEPSMLCVTGQLEGELLTMGMNKVYTFGPTFRAENSNTSRHLAEFWMVEPEVAFADIEDNMNLAQDMIRYVVSDILENCHDDIDVCIQKNQIDTRQYLRMALENPFIRVSYTEAIDILKKCGKEFENPLFWGCDLKSEHERYLCEEHFKSPTIVYDYPEEQKAFYMYLNDDGKTVRAMDVLMPGIGEVVGGSQREDREDILKKRMKLKGIDAEHMDWYVSLRRFGSVPHAGFGLGLERLIMWITGMGNIRDVIPFPRTPGNCKF, from the coding sequence ATGGCAACTTTACTTTCTGGATTGACCCAGATTTCCGAGATTCATGCGGACAACATTTCTCCCTCCACAATAGTAATAGCGGGATGGGTCAGAACCAAAAGAGGTTCTAAGAAATTCTCATTTTTAGAAATTAATGATGGAACTTGCGCTAAATCATTACAAGTAATTGTAGATGCAAATTTACCAAATTATGCAGAAGTAGAAAAATTAACAACAGGTTGTTCTCTTAAAATAGAAGGTAATCTCGTTTTAAGTCCGGGAAAAGGACAAAAATATGAAATGCAGGCTTCTTCTATAGAGGTTTTTGGATTTGCAGATCCAGAAACTTTTCCTTTGCAAAAAAAAGAAATGACATTGGAATACTTACGTGAAAATGCACATATGCGTGCAAGAACTTCTACGTTCTCCAGTATTTTTAGAATTCGTAGTCGAGTGAGTTTTGCAATTCATCGCTTTTTTGTTGAAAAAGGATTTTGTTACGTTCATACTCCACTTCTTACTACAGCAGATGGAGAAGGTGCAGGAGAATCATTTAAAGTAACAAACTTTGATCTAGCTAACGTTCCAAAAACAAAAGACGGAAAAGTAGATTTTGAAAAAGACTTTTTTTCTGAACCCTCAATGCTGTGCGTAACGGGACAACTCGAAGGCGAGTTGTTAACTATGGGTATGAATAAAGTTTATACTTTTGGTCCAACCTTTCGCGCTGAAAATTCAAATACCTCAAGACACCTTGCTGAGTTTTGGATGGTGGAACCTGAAGTTGCTTTTGCTGATATAGAAGACAATATGAATCTTGCTCAAGATATGATTCGTTATGTTGTCTCTGATATTTTAGAAAATTGTCATGATGACATTGATGTTTGTATTCAAAAAAATCAAATTGATACAAGACAATACTTAAGAATGGCCTTAGAAAATCCATTTATTCGTGTAAGTTATACTGAGGCCATTGATATTTTGAAAAAATGCGGCAAAGAATTTGAAAATCCCTTGTTTTGGGGATGTGATTTAAAAAGTGAACATGAACGTTACCTTTGTGAAGAACACTTTAAATCACCTACAATTGTTTATGACTATCCTGAAGAACAAAAAGCATTTTATATGTATTTAAATGACGATGGAAAAACAGTTCGAGCGATGGATGTTTTAATGCCTGGAATTGGCGAAGTTGTTGGTGGTAGTCAAAGAGAAGATCGTGAAGACATTTTAAAGAAACGAATGAAATTAAAAGGAATAGATGCAGAACACATGGACTGGTATGTTTCTTTACGCCGTTTTGGTTCTGTCCCTCATGCTGGATTTGGTTTAGGTTTGGAAAGATTAATTATGTGGATTACTGGAATGGGTAATATTCGTGATGTAATTCCTTTTCCACGTACACCAGGCAATTGTAAATTTTAA
- a CDS encoding methyl-accepting chemotaxis protein: protein MLKKFSIKRKMLFWNILIIIVFNIVLIYLSNDALNRLMKEKQIKINSLTDVAEDIVYKYIKLEKEGKMSHTAAMAAAADAVEFFRYENGNYIFIDDYDQRQIVNPTRPENKGQLQPTAPEMLKRLHDMMDNKSPGEYFYYTAKKPGSTSFLPKMSFTKPIPEWKWYIGTGIYMDDIADQKINYIVEISIICSIIFIFLMVISTLFSNSITVPLSKIATSLLNSSNEMESKSLNLTKMSEEVGNSSRSQADSIQETAAAIAEVTSMIARTSKLTEQSGELAHIIAEGTQNGEESVKRMVTSMEAIQESSQRLSDIETIIKQIESKTMVINEIVSKTELLSLNASIEAARAGEYGKGFAVVAEEVGNLANTSGKSSNEIRELLEKSRVSVQDILQLTVQRVSEGQEKTRLVATTFEKITQDVNNINTQMQQITEATKEQEIGVKQIATAMARIDSSAINNLSNAEKSVQASSQVFDISKILKTISKETEDIIFGEKKAI, encoded by the coding sequence ATGCTAAAAAAATTCAGTATCAAAAGAAAAATGTTATTTTGGAATATTTTAATCATAATCGTATTTAATATCGTGTTAATTTATCTTTCAAATGATGCGCTTAATCGGCTTATGAAAGAAAAACAAATAAAAATAAATTCACTAACGGATGTAGCAGAAGATATTGTCTATAAATATATTAAGCTTGAAAAAGAAGGTAAAATGTCACATACAGCCGCAATGGCTGCAGCTGCAGATGCCGTCGAATTTTTCAGATACGAAAATGGAAATTATATCTTTATTGATGATTATGATCAAAGACAAATAGTGAATCCAACAAGGCCTGAAAATAAAGGACAGCTTCAACCCACAGCACCTGAAATGCTAAAAAGACTCCATGATATGATGGATAATAAAAGTCCTGGAGAGTATTTTTATTACACAGCAAAAAAACCTGGGTCTACTTCTTTCTTGCCAAAAATGTCTTTTACCAAACCAATTCCAGAATGGAAATGGTACATTGGAACTGGAATTTATATGGATGATATTGCAGACCAAAAGATAAATTATATTGTTGAAATCAGCATTATTTGTTCCATCATTTTTATTTTTCTAATGGTAATTTCAACTTTATTTTCAAATTCAATCACAGTACCTCTATCAAAAATAGCCACATCTTTACTAAATTCTTCAAATGAAATGGAATCAAAATCTTTAAACTTAACAAAGATGAGCGAAGAAGTTGGAAATTCTTCAAGATCTCAGGCTGATTCAATACAAGAAACAGCAGCAGCAATTGCAGAAGTAACAAGCATGATTGCAAGAACATCTAAGTTAACAGAACAATCAGGTGAACTTGCTCATATCATCGCTGAAGGAACACAAAATGGAGAAGAATCCGTAAAACGCATGGTAACATCTATGGAAGCGATTCAAGAATCAAGTCAGAGGCTTTCTGATATCGAAACAATCATTAAACAAATTGAAAGCAAAACAATGGTTATCAATGAAATTGTTTCTAAAACAGAATTGCTTTCACTCAATGCATCAATTGAAGCCGCAAGGGCAGGAGAATACGGAAAAGGTTTTGCTGTTGTAGCAGAAGAAGTAGGTAATCTTGCGAATACGAGCGGCAAGTCTTCAAATGAAATTAGAGAATTATTAGAAAAAAGCAGAGTTAGCGTTCAAGACATTCTACAACTCACAGTTCAAAGAGTATCAGAAGGCCAGGAAAAAACTCGATTGGTAGCGACTACATTTGAAAAAATAACTCAAGATGTAAATAATATAAATACGCAAATGCAACAAATAACAGAAGCAACAAAGGAACAAGAAATTGGTGTAAAACAAATTGCAACCGCAATGGCAAGAATAGACTCTTCTGCAATTAATAACTTATCAAATGCTGAAAAGTCTGTTCAAGCATCTTCACAAGTTTTTGATATTAGTAAAATATTAAAAACAATTTCAAAAGAAACAGAAGATATTATATTTGGAGAAAAAAAAGCAATATAA
- the glsA gene encoding glutaminase A — protein MKKKYIYLSLLSSIILINSSIFALTNTEIKQGLSESYEKFKNLNTGKNADYIPDLAKVNSSLFGIAIATNEGKIESIGNVDTPFSIQSISKPLIYGLALKDNGEIINEKVGLDATGHKFNSIESIENNPTHIQNPMVNAGAIQVTSFIKGKTSSEKWERALSFINKLSDGKLYLGESVYKSETSTNLRNQAITRLLNSYNMLNSEPMDALDRYTKACSIMLTTKQLAIIGATLANNGTNPLTRQNIIEANYVHYMLSEMAVNGLYETSGQWWVHVGIPSKSGVGGGILAVVPNKMAIVVFSPPLDPSGNSVRGQEVIKYLSKKWNLHYLDQKQ, from the coding sequence ATGAAAAAAAAATATATCTATTTATCATTATTAAGTTCAATTATTTTAATAAACTCTTCAATTTTTGCTTTAACAAATACCGAAATTAAACAAGGATTAAGCGAAAGTTATGAGAAGTTCAAAAATTTGAATACTGGAAAAAATGCAGATTATATTCCAGATTTGGCAAAAGTAAACTCTTCATTATTTGGAATTGCAATAGCTACAAATGAAGGAAAAATTGAATCTATTGGTAATGTAGATACCCCTTTTTCAATACAATCCATTTCAAAACCACTTATCTATGGCCTTGCTTTAAAAGATAATGGAGAAATTATTAATGAAAAGGTTGGTTTAGATGCTACGGGACATAAATTCAATTCCATAGAATCAATTGAAAACAATCCAACCCATATTCAAAACCCAATGGTGAATGCGGGTGCAATTCAAGTCACAAGCTTCATAAAGGGAAAAACAAGCTCTGAAAAATGGGAAAGAGCTTTAAGTTTTATAAATAAATTAAGTGACGGTAAATTATATCTAGGAGAATCTGTCTATAAATCAGAAACTTCAACAAATTTAAGAAATCAAGCCATTACACGTTTATTAAATTCATATAATATGTTGAATAGTGAGCCAATGGATGCGCTCGATCGTTACACTAAAGCATGCTCAATTATGCTAACTACTAAACAATTAGCAATTATTGGTGCTACTTTAGCAAATAACGGGACAAATCCTTTAACACGACAGAATATTATAGAAGCTAACTATGTGCACTACATGCTTTCAGAAATGGCGGTAAATGGACTTTACGAAACAAGTGGCCAATGGTGGGTACACGTTGGTATACCTTCAAAAAGTGGTGTAGGTGGAGGTATTCTTGCCGTTGTTCCAAATAAAATGGCTATCGTTGTTTTTTCTCCTCCACTAGATCCATCAGGAAATAGTGTACGTGGCCAAGAAGTTATAAAATATCTCTCTAAAAAATGGAATCTTCATTATTTAGATCAAAAACAATAA